Part of the Gadus chalcogrammus isolate NIFS_2021 chromosome 22, NIFS_Gcha_1.0, whole genome shotgun sequence genome is shown below.
AACCACTTCAtgtacgaccccccccccccccccccttcttgtTATGGCACATTCCGTAAAGTATTCCAAGTGAACATTCCATTTCAGGAAGCGTAAAAGACTTCAAATCCCTTGGGTGTTGTAGTTCTCACGTGGATCCTGAATTCTTCTTTTTCATTCCTTCGCTAACAGTGAATGTGATAAGGCGAGCCTAACGGCAGGTTTTAAAACGGTTAAAGGAACTTCGGTTAGTAGTAGTTACTGCTTGAGTCTTAAAGGTTGGCCCCGCCCCTTCCTGTggtcggctcctccccccctctctcataaCGCTTGGTTCTTTCTTTACCTCTTTCTTTGGGTCCAGAATCAGAATTCTGCTCATTAGTACTCGAGACATCATTGATAAAATATAATGAAGTTGCAATAAAAACGCTGAATTTCTCCTGAGACTCGGGTCTGTTTTTTACAGTTTATTGTTTGGGGTCCTGAAGAAAACGAAGCAAAACTTTAGAACGAAAAGTTTAttaaaagggagaaaaaaacgGTAGAACTTAAAAACAAAACCCAACATTTCCAGCATGTATTCGATCCTCTCCTATTTAAATAAACTAAAATCAAAAACAGTATTCAGTGCAGTAGAGGTGAATTGGGCCGTCTGTTTACATGTTTAATCATTACATTGTCCTCTTTAAACTAAAATGTTCTCTCAACCCAAAGAAGTTAAAATAATGAATACGCCTGACGGATAATGGTGTAGACGTCAGCGTATTAAACCTTATTATACTAGTGTATATACAAGGCTGAATTATTAGCGAATGTTAGCAGTAGTACTACGCTAGCAACCAGGCTGAATTACTGGCGTACCAAGCCAAATGACAAGCGTACAGTAGAAGTTATACTAGCGTTATGTCAAGCAGTCATAGCAGTGCGTATACCAGGCAGGCCTACCCGCGAGTGTACTGCGGTATTACTATCGTATGTAAGGCAGTAAGTTGTCGTTGAACCACTTCTCGGTGAACTGCAGGTGGTTCCCATCGCTGGCCAGGAAGACCAGCTTGCCTGCCTTCTCCATGGCAGCCAGTCCCAGGCGGTCCTGCGGAGAACCAGTACATTTGGAGCTCATTCATATGCACACTGCGTCTCTCGTCAGTCAACGTATTCCCATGAATTATAAAAACCACAAGTCTGAGTGAGGAATTGAAACTCGTCTCTGGGTAACTGCCTATGATGACTCTGCAGGATTTACGTAGGTTTAAGTTTAACCATGCAATACTTTTCTCTTGGAACGTCGATGAATAAAATGTCAATCTAGCACTGGAAAGTAAttcaatataattataataatggaCGTACGCTTTATTTCTTAAAAGCTTTTAAGTTATGTTAAGTGCTGCCTCATACCTCCGTATAGAACAGGCTCTCCTGTAGGGTCTCCGTATGTTATGTCTTTCTTAAAAAAATGTTAAGTTATTTTAAGTGCTGACTCTTACCTCGGTATAGAGCAGGCTCTCCTGCAGGGTCTCCGTCTCTTTCGATTGGCCGGTCTTCAGGAAGCCGAACCACTACACAAACAGGAAGGAAGTGAGTATGTTTCGTTATGCGATGTCTTTCGTATCGTCTGTgtgtcacacagtcacaccgcTGTGGCCGTGATGATGACTGGGGAATAGTGacacacatgccacacacaccATCTGCCTATTTCAGGAAGTATCGGGTGAGGATTTACGCAGTACTTGCTCGTAGTTCTACCTGGTAACGCTCAAGGGGTGATAgaagtatatgtgtgtatgtgtacttaTGCGCATGGTTTTAGTGTACGTTAATGCAATTGGCTTGTATTGGACCCTCTACTTGCATAGTTCTTGGAAGGTTGTATCGAATAATTAGGAATGCACTGATATAAACTATCGGTTTAAGAATTATTGCTAAGCTATGAAAGGCTGATGAGAAACTTGAGTACCACAACGGGGAAATTTGCAGTAGCAAGGGGTTAAAAAAGATAGTAAAGCCATCcatatatttataattgttTTCATGAACAGGTTGTTCTCGCAAGTAATCGCAACTAATTGGGGctaaaatatttgtttctaatTTAAAAGATGACAAAGCGATTGGCCCTTTTGCACGCGTGCCTCAATGCCCCTACCTCCGTAACGCGTGGGTCCACCACGGTGTCATTCAGGAACTTGACCATGACGAACTTCTCCAGCAGCTGGAGATTCTTCTTGTAAGTTTCATTCACTACCTGCAGAGAAATTCAAATCACGGACATGAGATTCAAATCAGTGCAAGGAGATTCAAATCGCGGCAATGAAATTCACATCACCCAAATTAGAGTCACATCACTGCAATGAGAATTAGGAAAGGAAATACAACCGGAAGAGTAAAGGTAAACCTATTTTAACATAATTTAACCACTGCAACATGTTCCTTTGTTCCCTAGGCTTGTGTATAGCTTTCTCTATTCATCCACACATTCTCCCTGGTAGACTCCCACAGGAGGTTAAGAGCCTGGGTTGAAGCATGCCGCCCTACTGACCCTCTCCTGGTTGATGTCAGCCAGGAACACACTGTGTTTCTTGTACAGGTCGTCCTTCAGGGGGTCGTGCCAGTACTGCGCCTGGACCAGGCTGAggacacgcaaacaaacatgcaaTGGGCCGACGCTCCGTTTTAAAGAACAATCACCGCTACCTCTGGGCTGTACTGGGTCCAGCTCAATCATGACTGAAAATCAGTTAAACATTGGgtagaatgacagagagagagagagcgagggagacaaGAGaagagggtgatggagagagagagacagaagagggtgacggagggagagagacaggagaagactgatggagggagagagacgggagaagactgtgatgaagagagagggagagagacaggagaagactgatggagagagagggagagacaggagaagagggtgatggagggagaggtagagagagaagagggagagagacaggagaagagggtgacggagggagagagacaggagaagactgatggagggagagagacaggagaagactgtgatgaagagagagggagagagacaggagaagactgatggagggagagagactggaggagtGGTTGATTGagacagcgggagaaggagagagagggattggtTGGAGGAAGGTTTGCTGAACAGGGCTCACTGTTTCTGCACCAAGTCGGAGTACGCTTCAGTGTTGAGCGCCTTGCGGATCCAGTTACAGATGACAGAGCTCTCCCCGGGACACCTGGGCAGACCGTACACACCTGGATGGACAGATAGacaccagacgggcagacagacttTAGGGGTACGTCCCAGTTCTACCATCTAACAACAATCAGAGTTCAACAGCTGGCATTGATTGGTTTAGCCTTTGACATCCAAAATCGCATTAGGTTCGTTAGTCTCTGATAATCAGTAGTCAAATGAATGGGTTATTATAAGTCAAATTTAATATTAACCCCAAAATGGATGACATAACAGGTTTGTTAACTAATGGTTTGATTTCAGACAAAGTGCCCTGGGGTTGTCATGGTGAACAAGAGCGACATTTTATTGTTGATGTTTACCTTGGTGTTGGCCCCCGACTGAGATCAGATTTTTCATTGGTGGAGAGGGACAGCGCTGGGCTACAGCCcgcctagagagagagacagagagacatggagaaatagagagagagacatggagagacagagagaaacagagagagagtcatggagagacagagagacgtagagatcagagagacagagaaacagagagagtcatggagagacagagagacatggagagacagagagacgtagAGATCAGAGAGCGAGAAATCAGCCATGTTGCTTTGGGTGAATCTCCTTGTGATGCAGATTTAAAAACAGTTCACTTCTTTGTTTCAATTAacatatttaaataacgacatacAATGGCTACTGCAGCAATCTTCGCTACCTTGTGTACCATTTTACCAATTTAGTAACGTATCAGTCCCGTTTAACTAAAGTGACCAAAAGTGAATTGTTTCAGTCGATCATTTCTTTAAGTCACAGGAAGTGGTCGGTGTGTCTTGCTCAAGGCAGTGTCTAGCATACAGTTGAACTAACATTAGACAATGTTTTTCATTTAACTTTCAAGGACCACAGgtcatggaaacaaacaacagGCCAATCAGAGCCCAGCAGGGGGGGCGTTGGTTCACCCACAGGAACTGGCCCCCCTGGGAGAAGCCCATGGCGTTGTAGCCCCCCTTTAGCTGGGGGTCCTGGGCCAGCTGGGCGCACACCTGGGTCACCTGCTGGTTCACATCCATGAAGAAGCTGTTCGATGTGTCctggaggatgagaggaggggggggagggggaggggaggagaggaggagaggaggggaggagaggaggggaggggagaggagaggagacaagaagagaggaggggagaggagatgagaggagaggagacaagaagagaggagaggaaaggaggggaggggaggggagaggaaaggaggggagaggagaggagggattcAACCTTCAGTGAGACACATCTCTCCCTGAGACACTCAGAGACTCATAGACTCGCATCGTTTGGTTGGGGATGACGAAGACAGAATGGTGTCATGGAGAAAGATAAAGGACACTTGATAATGACACGCAATAGTGGAGTGTAATAGAAACAATATGGCAGGAAGACAGGAACCGGCCACATACATGTCTTTCTAATGAATTAACCTTTCAAAAGGTTCAGGTGAGCTAAGTGAACTGAAAAGGCGAGTGAAATTTGGTTCAGAGATTAGTCAAACTGAATCCCAATGAAGAAGATGATGCAGGGAACTGTGACGGCAGAGAGTAACGGtctccgccatcttggttctaaacccTTGCGTTCAGAGCCAAGATGGCGGCTGGGTGTAGGAGGTTCGTAGTGAGGGCACCTCGACGATGTTATTGCCGATCCTCAGCGACAGCACGTAGATCCCCGGAACATCGTCCTCGATCATCTTCTTGATCGCCCCCATACTGAGAGGGTTGCAACAGCTGTCGCCTGTAATCAGTACAGATGCCTTGATTAGTTGACGCCTTTAAATGGAGGAAAGCCTACGACAATGAAAAACGTTATTCATTGATCATCATATTCCATGCCTCCTGTTAAATGTTATAATTTAACGTTGGGATCtattgatgctgctacttatttttCACTTATCTtttcttgtattgttgctgctttgTGACAGTTAAGGAACCAATCCTAAGAActttactcttgtgtacttagtaactgattctgattctgagtCACAGACGTGAATGATCTCTGATACAGTCATGTTCTCGATCCAGTACTTTTCTCTGAGCTCACGCCACAGCGCAACCTCCAGCCCTTTGGAACAATAACGTACAATGTGATCCAATATCACGCCGAGCTAGCCTCCCAGGGACATACCCATTCCGTGCCACATGACCAGAGGAAGGGTCCCATTGGTGGTGGTGACCTTGCGGATAGGGTCAGCAGTAACCAACAGCAACGGGCAGGCTGCCAACAGGAGACGCATCAGGGGTGTGGCCATCTTGAACCCTGTAAAAACAACCACCCAGGATTAGGTAATGTAAAGAGGGACCTTTGTGTTATAACATAAGACGCGCTCCTTTTCGTGTATCCATGATGgcaaatttattttatttatttatttgattaggacagtgcacattaatcaacatgtcagccagagcatcaatataaatatgccgGAGTTAGTTTAATTGCTAATTTTCATCCGTTGTCCTAAGGCAagtcaagaacataaaaacaacataccagtatacaaaatagataaaaaaaacacttttacacacaaaataggtCCCAATTCACATCGAGAGTCCATGTAAAAAAATAGTGGAATGACCAAATGAATGGTATCACAGCCTTAAGGTTGTGCATTAGCCATTATCTCCCTCCCACATACAGTATAACCAGTaggctacagtacaaaagcagATTGAAAATATAAAGACATAAGAGATGCATTTAAAATAagaatacaatttaaaatatatatatatatatgcacagaAAATATGTCTTGGGCAGGGAGTAGTATAGCAAGACAAGTGGACTGCAAGCCTTTTAGATTACTATTTTGAAATGCTTGCTTACCCATGTGAGTTGAGTTAAGAGTGTTCTCAAAGAGTTACTTATTATCTATACAATTGACATTTGCTCAGAAACTTGCTACATTTGACCACGAATCCACAAAGCATTACATCACTATTATGAATCAGCATTTAAGGCAAACCTCGTCTGGTGGAAATGGGTGAGTTTGAAGAGCCTTTGAGTTGAGGTTCCCTTTGTACCGACCACTGATGGCGCAACACCCTAAACCCGCAAGATTatttccaccaccaccctaataTTTGCGTTTATCGTGATAGACTTATCAATGTTAACTAAcattacgacacacacacacactcaagcccaCCGCTTATGTTTCGCTTTCTTCCTGGCTGACTTGCTGGTCCTCTTATCACATGACACATTGTTTGAGGGCCGCCGACCAATCACGTTCAAATAGGGGGGCGTGGCGTCGCCAGGGCGGAAGTGTTCTAACTTGTgatctgtgttgttttttttagataTTCCCCTGTTCTCCTCCACTTACTAATCCGTATTATCTAACCCCACCGCATTGTCTGAACGAACCCCCTCGGGCGGTCACATTGGGTATGTAACGCCAGGCTTACATACTTAACCCCTGCGCGTCATGTTCATACGTCGGAGCAAGTCAGTGCAACTCAAAAGTTCACCAGGAATGAATATCTCACTCTCTAGGCGTTGATCAAAATAACATAGTTTAACTCAGATCGGCCATCTAAGCGAGGATCGGGGTTACAGGACCAGTGAAACATGTCTATCCAGTACGGGGAGCCAGACATGGCTGGGAGCTACGGGGTGGTGGACTCGTTCCCCAAAGACTTCGGCTACGGGGGCGA
Proteins encoded:
- the ppt1 gene encoding palmitoyl-protein thioesterase 1, encoding MATPLMRLLLAACPLLLVTADPIRKVTTTNGTLPLVMWHGMGDSCCNPLSMGAIKKMIEDDVPGIYVLSLRIGNNIVEDTSNSFFMDVNQQVTQVCAQLAQDPQLKGGYNAMGFSQGGQFLRAVAQRCPSPPMKNLISVGGQHQGVYGLPRCPGESSVICNWIRKALNTEAYSDLVQKHLVQAQYWHDPLKDDLYKKHSVFLADINQERVVNETYKKNLQLLEKFVMVKFLNDTVVDPRVTEWFGFLKTGQSKETETLQESLLYTEDRLGLAAMEKAGKLVFLASDGNHLQFTEKWFNDNLLPYIR